A part of Abyssibacter profundi genomic DNA contains:
- a CDS encoding DcaP family trimeric outer membrane transporter produces MSVLRLSALHGAIVPLLMLGAGPALAQTTPSGPALLPPDAAPAHKAPPHRSMTVGKTTVAIKGYIKLDAMMTDYEARPAASLEPLGRDYYAGPRSVPLDDGSGGLTLYDMHAKQSRLVVGTSTPLDNGQTIKTHLEVDFQNSDAGNETISNSYQPRLRQAFFTYGNWLFGQAWSTFQNVGALPETLDFIGPTESTVFIRQPMIRYTKGRFQIALENPESRIAAGDTTTDDNSVPDLSLRWQAGPLVVAGLLRSIESQDPGGVDDSVIGGGISVSGKFAVGRDDIKFMATTGSGLGRYLGVLANFDAQVDAQGDLEAIDSSAAFVAYRHFWTPKTRSSFVFGAFDGDGDVESASSIHVNLLHSVTSSLTTGVELMHAEREMASGAEGAMDRLQFSAKYAF; encoded by the coding sequence ATGTCCGTATTGCGTCTATCGGCCCTGCACGGAGCCATTGTGCCGCTGCTCATGCTCGGCGCCGGCCCCGCGCTCGCACAGACAACACCCAGCGGCCCCGCACTGTTACCGCCTGATGCGGCACCAGCGCACAAAGCGCCACCGCATCGAAGCATGACCGTCGGCAAGACTACCGTCGCCATCAAGGGCTACATCAAGCTGGACGCCATGATGACCGACTACGAGGCGCGCCCGGCGGCCTCGCTGGAACCACTGGGCCGTGACTACTACGCCGGCCCGCGCAGTGTTCCGCTGGATGATGGCTCGGGTGGCCTGACGCTGTACGACATGCATGCCAAGCAGAGCCGCCTCGTCGTTGGCACCTCGACCCCGCTGGACAATGGTCAGACCATAAAGACCCACCTCGAAGTCGACTTTCAGAACAGTGACGCCGGCAACGAAACCATTAGCAACTCCTACCAGCCGCGGCTGAGACAGGCGTTCTTCACCTACGGAAACTGGCTCTTTGGCCAGGCTTGGTCGACCTTTCAGAACGTCGGCGCCCTGCCCGAGACTCTTGATTTCATCGGCCCGACGGAGAGCACGGTCTTCATTCGTCAGCCGATGATTCGCTATACCAAGGGGCGCTTCCAGATCGCACTGGAGAATCCCGAAAGCCGCATCGCAGCAGGCGACACGACCACAGATGACAACAGTGTGCCGGACCTCTCCCTCCGCTGGCAGGCTGGCCCGCTGGTTGTGGCCGGTCTGCTGCGATCCATTGAATCGCAGGACCCCGGCGGTGTGGATGACTCGGTTATCGGCGGCGGAATCAGTGTTTCCGGCAAGTTCGCGGTGGGTCGAGATGACATTAAGTTCATGGCCACCACCGGCTCCGGGCTGGGTCGCTATCTGGGTGTGCTGGCGAACTTTGATGCCCAGGTCGATGCTCAAGGTGATCTGGAGGCCATCGACAGCTCCGCAGCCTTCGTGGCCTATCGGCATTTCTGGACGCCCAAGACACGCAGCTCCTTCGTGTTCGGTGCCTTCGATGGCGACGGCGATGTCGAGTCGGCCTCCTCCATACACGTGAATCTGTTGCATTCGGTGACATCATCCCTGACTACCGGCGTCGAGCTGATGCACGCAGAGCGCGAGATGGCCAGCGGCGCTGAAGGTGCCATGGACCGACTTCAGTTCTCGGCGAAATATGCGTTCTAA
- the gtfA gene encoding sucrose phosphorylase has protein sequence MLKNQVQLIAYPNRMGDNLGDLYDILEQHFSKAVGGVHILPIYPSNADGGFSPLTHKLVDPNYGDWDDVERISAKYDLCLDLTLNHISDESEEFKDFIAKGYKSEYADLFVHIHEMGEITPDDMAKIHIRKEKEPFRDVQFADGTEGQVWCTFTEHQIDLNYKSEKTYALMEEYIQFLTERGVKLFRLDAFGYTTKIIGTSCFLVEPRVYEILEWINNVAREHNAEVLPEVHDHSSYQFAIANRGMWAYGFALPPLLLYTLLDNNTEYLKNWLRVCPRNQCTVLDTHDGICIPDVEGILPKDKIQAMVDNVQDRSADPILRRSAANVHSVGAIYQLTCTFYDALKQNDDAYICARAIQFFAPGIPQVYYVGLLAGINDDELMETTGELRDINRQFYSREQVNEAVEQPVVKRLLKLMEFRNTYPAFDGRFELNYSNDSSVSMAWRKGEYYCNLFVDTNFKKATIKYFNPKTRIKLNMTC, from the coding sequence ATGCTCAAGAACCAGGTTCAGCTCATTGCTTACCCCAATCGCATGGGGGACAACCTCGGGGACCTCTACGACATCCTGGAACAACATTTCTCGAAGGCGGTTGGCGGCGTGCATATCCTGCCGATCTACCCCTCGAATGCCGACGGCGGGTTCTCTCCGCTAACGCACAAGCTCGTGGATCCGAACTACGGCGACTGGGACGATGTGGAGCGTATCTCCGCCAAATACGACCTGTGCCTGGACCTCACGCTGAACCACATCTCGGATGAATCCGAAGAGTTCAAGGACTTCATCGCCAAGGGTTACAAGTCCGAGTACGCGGATTTATTCGTCCATATTCATGAGATGGGTGAGATCACACCGGATGACATGGCCAAGATTCACATCCGGAAAGAGAAAGAACCCTTCCGGGACGTGCAGTTCGCCGATGGCACGGAAGGCCAAGTCTGGTGCACCTTCACCGAGCATCAGATCGACCTGAATTACAAGTCCGAAAAGACATACGCGCTGATGGAGGAGTACATCCAGTTCCTCACCGAGCGCGGAGTCAAGCTGTTCCGGCTGGACGCCTTCGGCTACACCACCAAGATCATTGGAACCAGCTGCTTTCTGGTGGAGCCCCGGGTTTACGAGATTCTCGAGTGGATCAACAATGTGGCCCGTGAACACAATGCCGAGGTGTTGCCCGAGGTCCACGACCATTCCAGCTACCAGTTCGCCATCGCCAATCGCGGCATGTGGGCCTATGGATTTGCCCTGCCCCCGCTGCTTCTTTACACGCTGTTGGACAACAACACCGAATACCTGAAGAACTGGCTGCGGGTCTGTCCGCGCAACCAGTGCACCGTGCTGGATACCCACGACGGGATCTGCATCCCCGATGTCGAGGGCATTCTGCCCAAGGACAAGATTCAGGCGATGGTGGACAACGTTCAGGATCGCTCGGCCGACCCCATCCTGCGCCGCTCCGCCGCCAATGTGCACAGCGTGGGGGCGATCTACCAGCTGACCTGCACGTTTTACGACGCCCTCAAGCAGAATGACGACGCTTACATCTGCGCCCGTGCCATCCAGTTTTTCGCACCGGGCATTCCGCAGGTGTACTACGTGGGGCTGCTCGCAGGCATTAATGACGACGAATTGATGGAAACAACCGGGGAGCTGCGCGATATTAACCGGCAGTTCTACAGCCGGGAGCAGGTCAACGAGGCGGTCGAGCAACCGGTGGTCAAACGCCTGTTGAAGCTCATGGAGTTTCGCAATACCTACCCAGCCTTCGACGGTCGCTTCGAACTCAACTACAGCAACGACAGCAGTGTCTCCATGGCATGGCGCAAGGGTGAGTACTACTGCAACCTGTTCGTGGACACGAACTTCAAGAAGGCGACGATTAAGTACTTCAATCCGAAGACACGGATTAAGCTGAACATGACCTGCTAG
- a CDS encoding PAS domain-containing hybrid sensor histidine kinase/response regulator, whose protein sequence is MNGPLIGLSLAAYMTLLFVVAWQGDRRPGGEGRAQAVTQALSLAVYCTTWTFFGAVGTASLSGWLYLPIYLGPALVYVLGWKLIRRIAEISRSNNLTSIADFLAARFGHNAALGALATGLCLCATLPYIALQLRAVESTFQVLAPTTTAGGLETAFGIAAVMLVFSLMFGARHLTRGEKHPGVVRVIALESLLKLAALIAVAWFALTQVLDGPFGLWTELADASQGHALSQIELGAEFWTYTLLSACAIVLLPRQFHIAMVEHSTERGVRTARWLFPLYLVLLSLAVLPISVAGDNELAAQGHDPDRYVLLLPLAAGEDGLALLAYLGGVAAATGMVIVSALAMSIMISNEWVLPWLLRSGQNVRTRRLDALILNIRRSVIGLVILGAYGFHLLATDTRSLAGLGLLAFVAVAQLAPAFVLGLLWRGTSARGAIVGISVGFLIWGVWLALPTMAPGVLLAAPNAATLGWGSVTVTTWLSLIANSGLLVSVSVLSRRSIVEQAQANRFCRREFMVPASQPVQRQARVQDILFLLDRFVGEVRTSLVVRQVEKATGQQLSPMGRASAELMQAAERQLAGAVGTTSARMVLDSALQDVELSIEEVATILDGTREDLRLSRRLLRATLDNVNHGVSVIDSDLRIAAWNQRYLDLFQYPPGLITVGRPLADIIRYNAERGLCGPGDPEAHVHKRLEHIRAGTPHRYERTRPDGTVIEMQGKQLPGGGYVTSFADITDHKRVQQELQAANENLEAIVQERTRALQLAKQAAERANRSKTQFLAAASHDLMQPISAARLFAASLLEQADGQQVQVAAQRIASALDGAEAVLSDLSEINRLDARRVPVRHETVDLQVELGALVEECRPIARARGIELRDHIAPVHVRTDRLHLRRIVQNYLSNALRYTSRGGVLIGTRRVGGGLRVAVYDTGPGIPVERQEEIYQEFQRLPIEDAQAGQGLGLGLAIVQRMARLLGHAIGLRSEPGRGSCFWIDLPPATSRPKASAPTAPEATSQTELTGTQVLCLDNDPRVLEGLSVLLRGWGATTRCAGDPDQARTVMTGPPDLAIVDYRLDDGVLGHEVLQALRRDWARDVPAILITADRNHEVRQAAVQAGMVLLHKPVKPATLRGAIRQARALGRRAP, encoded by the coding sequence ATGAACGGACCACTAATCGGCCTGAGTCTGGCAGCGTACATGACGCTGTTGTTCGTGGTGGCCTGGCAGGGCGACCGACGGCCGGGCGGGGAGGGGCGCGCACAGGCGGTCACCCAGGCCTTGTCACTGGCCGTTTACTGCACCACCTGGACGTTCTTCGGCGCGGTCGGCACGGCCAGTCTCAGTGGCTGGCTTTATCTGCCCATTTATCTCGGTCCGGCGCTGGTTTATGTACTGGGCTGGAAACTCATCCGTCGCATTGCCGAAATCAGCCGCAGCAACAATCTCACGTCCATCGCGGACTTTCTGGCGGCGCGGTTTGGACACAATGCCGCGCTTGGGGCCCTGGCCACCGGGCTTTGCCTTTGCGCCACACTGCCGTATATCGCCCTCCAACTCCGGGCCGTTGAGTCGACATTCCAAGTTCTGGCGCCGACCACCACCGCCGGTGGCCTGGAGACGGCGTTCGGCATTGCCGCCGTCATGCTCGTGTTCTCGCTCATGTTCGGCGCAAGGCATCTGACACGCGGAGAGAAGCACCCGGGCGTGGTCCGTGTCATCGCCCTTGAGTCGCTGCTCAAACTGGCGGCGTTAATTGCCGTGGCGTGGTTTGCGCTCACTCAGGTCCTCGACGGACCCTTCGGTCTGTGGACTGAACTGGCCGATGCGTCGCAGGGCCACGCCTTAAGCCAGATCGAGCTGGGCGCAGAGTTCTGGACCTACACGCTGCTCTCGGCCTGCGCCATCGTTCTGCTCCCGCGGCAGTTCCACATCGCCATGGTCGAACATTCGACCGAGCGTGGTGTTCGCACCGCACGTTGGCTGTTTCCGTTGTACTTAGTGTTGCTCAGCCTGGCGGTGCTCCCGATCTCCGTTGCCGGCGACAACGAGCTCGCGGCGCAGGGCCATGATCCGGATCGCTATGTCCTGCTGCTGCCACTGGCTGCGGGTGAAGATGGTCTGGCGTTGCTGGCCTACCTGGGCGGGGTCGCGGCGGCCACCGGTATGGTCATCGTCTCTGCGCTGGCGATGAGCATCATGATCAGCAACGAGTGGGTGCTGCCTTGGTTACTACGCTCGGGTCAGAACGTTCGCACCCGGCGCCTGGATGCGCTGATTCTCAACATTCGCCGCAGTGTGATTGGCTTGGTGATCCTCGGCGCCTATGGCTTTCATTTGCTGGCGACCGATACGCGAAGCCTGGCCGGGCTGGGCTTGCTGGCGTTTGTGGCCGTCGCCCAGCTCGCTCCTGCCTTTGTTTTAGGGCTGCTCTGGCGGGGGACATCGGCGCGTGGTGCCATCGTCGGGATTAGCGTGGGCTTCTTGATTTGGGGTGTCTGGCTGGCTCTGCCCACCATGGCGCCTGGCGTGTTGCTGGCGGCCCCCAACGCGGCGACGCTGGGGTGGGGGTCGGTGACCGTGACCACCTGGCTGTCGCTCATCGCCAATAGCGGATTGCTGGTCTCGGTGTCGGTACTCAGCCGGCGCTCGATTGTTGAACAGGCGCAAGCCAACCGCTTCTGTCGTCGCGAGTTCATGGTGCCGGCCAGCCAGCCGGTCCAGCGCCAGGCCCGTGTGCAGGACATTTTGTTCCTGCTCGATCGTTTTGTTGGCGAGGTGCGGACCTCGCTGGTCGTTCGTCAGGTCGAAAAAGCCACCGGGCAGCAGCTTTCGCCGATGGGGCGGGCCTCAGCAGAACTCATGCAGGCCGCCGAGCGCCAATTGGCAGGCGCGGTGGGCACAACATCTGCGCGCATGGTGCTGGATAGCGCGCTGCAGGATGTGGAGCTGTCCATCGAGGAGGTTGCGACCATACTCGACGGGACACGGGAGGATCTTCGTCTCAGCCGGCGTTTGCTGCGCGCCACACTCGATAACGTCAACCACGGGGTGAGCGTCATCGACAGCGACTTGCGCATCGCCGCATGGAACCAACGCTACCTGGACCTGTTCCAGTATCCGCCAGGCCTGATTACAGTGGGCCGGCCGCTGGCCGACATCATCCGTTACAACGCCGAGCGTGGTCTCTGTGGCCCGGGTGACCCTGAGGCCCATGTGCATAAGCGATTGGAGCATATTCGTGCCGGTACGCCCCACCGTTACGAGCGGACACGGCCCGACGGTACGGTGATTGAAATGCAGGGTAAGCAACTGCCGGGTGGTGGCTACGTCACCAGTTTTGCCGACATCACCGATCACAAGCGGGTCCAGCAGGAGCTGCAGGCGGCCAATGAAAATCTGGAGGCCATCGTCCAGGAGCGTACGCGCGCCTTGCAGCTGGCCAAGCAGGCGGCCGAGCGGGCCAATCGCAGCAAGACGCAGTTTCTTGCAGCAGCAAGCCATGATTTGATGCAGCCGATTAGCGCGGCGCGCTTGTTCGCCGCCTCCTTGTTGGAGCAGGCCGATGGCCAGCAGGTCCAGGTGGCTGCCCAGCGGATTGCCTCGGCGCTGGATGGGGCTGAGGCGGTGCTCAGTGACCTTTCCGAGATCAATCGACTGGATGCGCGGCGGGTACCGGTGCGTCATGAAACCGTCGATTTGCAGGTCGAGTTGGGGGCGCTCGTCGAGGAATGTCGGCCGATAGCCCGGGCGCGCGGCATCGAACTACGCGATCACATCGCGCCCGTCCACGTGCGTACCGATCGCCTGCATCTGCGCCGGATTGTCCAGAACTACCTGTCCAATGCGCTGCGATACACCAGCCGGGGTGGTGTGCTGATCGGAACCCGTCGGGTGGGAGGTGGATTGCGTGTGGCGGTTTACGACACGGGCCCGGGCATTCCCGTGGAGCGGCAGGAAGAGATTTATCAGGAGTTCCAGCGACTGCCGATCGAGGATGCCCAGGCCGGCCAGGGCTTGGGTCTGGGTTTGGCCATCGTCCAGCGCATGGCCCGATTGCTGGGGCATGCGATTGGCTTACGCTCCGAGCCGGGGCGTGGCTCGTGCTTCTGGATAGATCTACCGCCGGCCACCTCCCGGCCGAAGGCGTCCGCCCCGACCGCCCCAGAGGCGACGTCACAAACCGAACTCACCGGCACCCAGGTGCTTTGCCTGGATAACGACCCCCGGGTGCTCGAAGGCCTGTCAGTCTTGCTCCGCGGCTGGGGCGCGACCACTCGCTGTGCCGGCGACCCGGATCAGGCCCGTACGGTGATGACGGGGCCGCCGGACCTCGCCATTGTGGATTATCGCCTCGATGACGGAGTGCTCGGGCACGAGGTGTTACAGGCGCTACGTCGTGACTGGGCTCGGGACGTGCCAGCCATACTCATCACCGCAGATCGCAACCATGAGGTCCGTCAGGCCGCCGTCCAGGCGGGCATGGTTCTACTCCACAAGCCGGTCAAACCCGCCACGCTGCGGGGGGCCATTCGCCAGGCCCGGGCTTTGGGTCGGCGCGCGCCCTGA
- a CDS encoding fumarate hydratase, translating into MTVIRQDDLIDSVADALQFISYYHPLDFIQAVHAAYEREENPAAKDAMAQILINSRMCAEGKRPICQDTGIVTVFIKVGMDVQWDAELSLTDMINAGVRRAYQHPDNVLRASILADPAGKRQNTRDNTPAVIHMEIVPGDTVDVQVAAKGGGSEAKSKFVMLNPSDSIVDWVVKTVPTMGAGWCPPGMLGLGIGGTAEKAMVMAKESLMDPVDIQALRERGPQTRAEELRLEIMDAVNDLGIGAQGLGGLTTVLDVKIRDYPTHAANLPVAMIPNCAATRHAHFVLDGSGPALQTPPSLDDWPVVSREGGGSSRRVDLDTVTADDVRSWKPGETLLLNGKMLTGRDAAHKRLTSLLESGEGLPEGLDLKGRFIYYVGPVDPVRDEVVGPAGPTTATRMDKFTNDILEQTGLLGMVGKAERGPVAREAIKRHQSVYLMAVGGAAYLVSKAIVGSRVVAFEDLGMEAIYEFEVKDMPVTVAVDSTGESVHETGPAEWKIRIEDLKRSG; encoded by the coding sequence ATGACCGTCATCCGTCAGGACGACCTCATAGACAGCGTCGCCGACGCACTGCAGTTCATTTCCTACTACCACCCGCTGGATTTCATTCAGGCGGTGCACGCAGCCTACGAGCGTGAGGAAAATCCCGCGGCCAAGGACGCCATGGCCCAAATCCTCATCAACTCGCGCATGTGCGCCGAGGGCAAGCGTCCGATTTGTCAGGACACCGGGATCGTCACCGTGTTCATCAAGGTCGGGATGGACGTGCAGTGGGATGCCGAACTGTCGCTAACCGACATGATTAATGCGGGCGTGCGACGCGCCTACCAGCATCCCGATAACGTGCTGCGCGCCTCGATTCTGGCCGACCCGGCGGGCAAACGGCAGAACACCCGGGATAACACGCCTGCGGTCATCCACATGGAGATCGTCCCTGGCGATACGGTGGATGTACAGGTCGCAGCCAAGGGTGGCGGCTCGGAGGCCAAGAGCAAGTTCGTCATGCTCAACCCCTCGGACTCCATCGTCGACTGGGTGGTCAAGACCGTCCCCACCATGGGCGCGGGTTGGTGTCCACCTGGAATGCTGGGCCTCGGTATCGGCGGCACGGCAGAGAAAGCCATGGTCATGGCCAAGGAGTCGCTGATGGACCCGGTGGATATCCAGGCGCTGCGTGAACGTGGCCCGCAGACACGCGCCGAAGAGCTGCGGCTGGAGATCATGGATGCGGTCAACGATTTGGGGATCGGGGCCCAGGGCCTGGGCGGGCTGACGACCGTGCTGGACGTCAAGATCCGCGACTACCCCACCCATGCGGCCAACCTGCCGGTGGCCATGATTCCGAACTGCGCAGCCACCCGCCATGCCCACTTCGTCCTCGACGGGTCCGGCCCTGCACTCCAAACCCCGCCGTCGCTCGATGACTGGCCGGTGGTCAGCCGAGAAGGTGGCGGCAGCTCACGTCGTGTCGACCTGGACACGGTCACCGCAGACGACGTGCGCAGCTGGAAGCCAGGCGAAACCCTGTTGCTCAACGGCAAAATGTTGACCGGCCGCGATGCGGCCCACAAACGTCTGACAAGCTTGCTCGAGTCTGGTGAAGGCCTGCCCGAAGGGCTGGATCTCAAAGGGCGTTTCATCTACTACGTCGGCCCCGTCGATCCGGTGCGCGATGAGGTCGTCGGCCCGGCGGGCCCGACCACGGCCACGCGGATGGACAAGTTCACGAACGACATCCTGGAACAGACGGGCCTGCTAGGCATGGTCGGCAAGGCCGAGCGCGGACCGGTGGCCCGCGAGGCCATTAAACGGCATCAGTCCGTTTATCTCATGGCCGTGGGCGGCGCAGCCTATCTGGTGTCCAAGGCGATCGTCGGCTCCCGAGTTGTGGCCTTCGAGGACCTGGGCATGGAGGCGATCTACGAGTTCGAGGTCAAGGACATGCCGGTGACGGTTGCCGTCGACAGCACCGGCGAATCGGTCCATGAAACCGGACCGGCGGAATGGAAGATCCGTATCGAGGATCTCAAGCGCTCCGGCTAA
- a CDS encoding response regulator, giving the protein MAEIRSETATVIVADDHPLFRSALRGAVEQVLDDATIIEAESAQAVQAAVGTAPDADLCTLDLRMPGAYGFSTLAFLRGNHPSLPIVIVSAITEPDVIRRAERLGAVGYIPKSASPQAISHSIQRVLNGDTAFPDLGPDQRSPAETTDQELADRIASLTPQQFRVLTRLADGLLNKQIAFEMDVTEATVKAHVTAILRKLKVSNRTAAVIAARQLDVADPETTMDQTPSSAAPR; this is encoded by the coding sequence GTGGCCGAAATCCGATCGGAAACCGCCACCGTCATCGTCGCCGATGACCACCCGCTCTTCCGCTCCGCGCTGCGCGGGGCGGTTGAGCAGGTGCTGGATGACGCGACCATCATCGAAGCCGAGTCTGCACAGGCCGTGCAGGCGGCGGTGGGTACTGCACCCGATGCCGATCTCTGCACGCTGGACCTGCGCATGCCTGGCGCCTACGGGTTTTCTACCCTCGCTTTCCTACGAGGTAATCACCCTAGCCTGCCGATCGTGATTGTCTCGGCGATCACAGAACCCGATGTCATCCGGCGCGCAGAACGTCTCGGCGCCGTCGGTTACATTCCGAAGTCCGCCTCTCCGCAGGCCATCTCCCATTCCATCCAGCGGGTTCTCAACGGCGACACCGCGTTTCCCGACCTCGGTCCGGATCAGCGTTCCCCCGCGGAAACCACCGACCAGGAGCTGGCGGACCGCATCGCCAGCCTGACTCCGCAGCAGTTTCGCGTATTGACACGGCTGGCCGATGGCTTGCTGAACAAGCAGATTGCATTTGAGATGGATGTGACAGAGGCGACCGTCAAGGCGCACGTCACCGCCATTCTGCGCAAGCTCAAGGTGAGTAACCGGACCGCAGCTGTCATCGCGGCACGGCAGCTGGATGTGGCAGACCCGGAAACGACGATGGATCAAACCCCGTCATCGGCCGCACCGAGGTAA
- the acs gene encoding acetate--CoA ligase has product MADEALYPVPDSWTGQCLVDEARYDAEYAESIRDNTGYWAEQAKRIDWIKAPTQIKDVSFGPDDVHIRWYEDGQLNVCANCVDRHLADKADQTAIIWEGDSPDESKEITYRELHEQVSRLGNVLKAMGVGKGDVVTLYMPMIPEAAYAMLACARIGAVHSVVFAGFSPDALAGRIEDGRSRFVITADEGYRGGRTIALKTNVDAALERPGAQHVEQVLVVRRTGGDIQWNARDRWYHEAMEAASADCPPAVMNAEDPLFILYTSGSTGRPKGVLHTSGGYIVYASLTHQYVFDYHDGDRYWCAADVGWVTGHSYIVYGPLANGAITTMFEGVPTYPDAGRLWEVVDKHQLNIVYTAPTAIRALMREGDEPVKRSSRKSLRLLGSVGEPINPEAWEWYHRVVGEQRCPIVDTWWQTETGGILISPLPGARALKPGSATKPFFGIQPALVDEQGQIKEGATEGNLVILDSWPGQMRTVFGDHERFVQTYFSTYPGRYFTGDGARRDADGYYWITGRVDDVLNISGHRLGTAEIESALVAHEAVAEAAVVGYPHDVKGQGIYVYVTTAAGVNETDALAAELKQWVRKEIGPIATPDLLQWAPGLPKTRSGKIMRRILRKIAEDSYDNLGDTSTLADPEVVDQLIAGHEGITG; this is encoded by the coding sequence GTGGCAGACGAAGCCCTCTACCCCGTTCCGGACAGCTGGACGGGTCAATGCTTGGTCGATGAGGCCCGATACGACGCCGAATACGCCGAGTCCATCCGTGATAACACAGGCTATTGGGCCGAGCAGGCCAAGCGCATCGACTGGATCAAAGCCCCCACTCAGATTAAGGATGTCAGTTTCGGCCCGGATGACGTGCACATCCGATGGTACGAAGATGGCCAGCTCAATGTCTGCGCAAACTGCGTGGACCGCCACCTAGCGGACAAGGCGGATCAAACCGCCATCATCTGGGAAGGCGATTCGCCGGACGAGTCCAAGGAAATCACGTACCGCGAACTCCATGAGCAGGTCAGTCGGCTGGGCAATGTGCTCAAGGCGATGGGCGTGGGCAAAGGCGATGTGGTCACGCTCTACATGCCGATGATTCCGGAAGCGGCCTACGCCATGCTGGCCTGCGCACGCATCGGCGCGGTGCATTCGGTGGTCTTTGCCGGCTTTTCCCCGGATGCCTTGGCTGGCCGGATCGAAGATGGCCGTTCTCGCTTCGTAATCACCGCCGACGAGGGGTATCGCGGCGGGCGCACCATTGCTTTGAAGACGAATGTCGATGCAGCACTGGAGCGACCAGGTGCCCAGCATGTCGAACAGGTACTGGTCGTGCGCCGAACCGGCGGCGACATTCAGTGGAACGCACGTGATCGTTGGTACCACGAGGCCATGGAAGCCGCGTCGGCCGACTGCCCGCCTGCCGTCATGAATGCGGAAGATCCGCTGTTCATTCTCTACACCTCCGGATCGACCGGCCGGCCCAAGGGTGTACTGCACACCTCGGGTGGGTACATCGTGTACGCCTCGCTGACCCATCAGTATGTCTTCGACTACCACGATGGGGACCGCTACTGGTGTGCGGCCGATGTCGGCTGGGTCACCGGGCACAGCTACATCGTCTATGGCCCGCTGGCCAATGGCGCCATCACCACCATGTTTGAAGGCGTCCCAACTTACCCGGATGCCGGCCGCCTCTGGGAGGTGGTTGATAAGCATCAGCTGAACATCGTCTACACCGCTCCCACGGCCATTCGGGCGCTGATGCGGGAAGGCGACGAACCGGTGAAGCGGAGTTCACGCAAGAGCCTGCGGTTGCTGGGCAGTGTGGGCGAGCCGATCAACCCCGAAGCCTGGGAGTGGTATCACCGAGTTGTCGGTGAGCAGCGTTGCCCCATTGTGGACACGTGGTGGCAGACCGAGACCGGAGGCATCCTGATCAGTCCCCTCCCCGGCGCCCGCGCGCTCAAACCTGGTTCGGCCACCAAGCCATTCTTCGGTATCCAGCCCGCACTGGTCGACGAGCAGGGGCAGATCAAGGAGGGAGCCACCGAGGGCAACTTGGTGATTTTGGATTCATGGCCCGGCCAGATGCGCACGGTGTTTGGTGACCATGAGCGCTTTGTCCAGACCTATTTTTCGACCTATCCCGGTCGTTATTTTACCGGCGACGGCGCGCGTCGCGATGCCGATGGTTACTACTGGATCACCGGCCGCGTCGATGATGTGCTGAATATTTCCGGGCATCGCCTCGGCACGGCCGAGATCGAATCGGCGCTGGTGGCGCATGAGGCCGTGGCAGAGGCCGCCGTCGTCGGCTATCCCCATGACGTCAAGGGCCAGGGGATTTACGTGTACGTGACCACGGCCGCAGGCGTCAACGAGACCGATGCGCTGGCCGCAGAACTCAAACAATGGGTGCGCAAGGAAATAGGCCCCATTGCCACACCGGACCTGCTGCAGTGGGCACCCGGTCTGCCCAAAACCCGGTCTGGAAAAATCATGCGCCGTATCCTGCGCAAAATTGCTGAGGACAGTTACGACAACCTGGGCGACACCTCCACGTTGGCAGACCCCGAAGTCGTCGATCAGCTCATCGCCGGACACGAAGGGATAACCGGCTAG